The genomic DNA TCATGCTTTGAATCACTATTGTGTTTGAGTCTTGTGACTGGGAAACAGTGTGATGTACCAAAGGTCAATAATACCGCCTGATAATGTATGTCATGCTCATCGAGGTAGGTTTTTGGGGGAGTGTTTTCCTCCCTGGTAATAATTAATCAACAAACCTAAAGAAATGCTTTTCTGGCTTTGTATCAATGGGAGTGTCCAGTGTTGTATATAAAGAGCAACTTGCCAACCTTGTGACAAGAAGCTGTTGTGTCACTTCGTGTGCAGAAGGTAAGAAATGACAAATAtcttaaaatcaacattttttttttgcttttttgttttactctgatGCAATGTGTTATAAACTATCCAGTTACTTTGTCTTGACCTGTGAACAAAAGTTGAATTGCAAAGATAATGGtgcaaacatgaaacaaaagcaaCTCTCTCCCTTTTTCCACCAGATGTTGAGCACCACTTTGTGGCTGTGTGTCGGAGTCTTTCTGTGGGGCTCTGCTTTCTGCGACGTCAAATGTCCCGATGGATCTTCCTGTGCTGATTTGTCGACATGCTGCCTGACTCCTTATGGATATGGCTGCTGTCCATATCCAAAAGTAAGCCACATGCCTTCAACCATCATGACCTTTAATCACCTGGTGCCAGTTATTCTTATTGAgtgtttttgacttttccacAGGCTGTGTGCTGTGCTGACCTAGCCCACTGCTGCCCCTATGGATATCGCTGTGACCTTGCCTCACAGATGTGTGTGAAGCAATACCAGCCATGGATCAGGATACCGATGGTGAAGAAAGTGGCTGCAGAGGTTCCAAGCACCCCTGATCTGTCTCTGACCCCCTTAGAGGAGGTGGAAGACAACAACGTCCCTGACCAGATAAAGAGCTCAGTTGTCTACTGTGACAACTTTTATTATTGTCCTGATGGTACGACTTGCTGTAGACATCCGAAGGGTGCCTGGTTCTGCTGTCCATACTCTCCTGTGAGTAGATCTGTGAGCTGAAAAGTGTCTCTTGTCACAAAGGGATTGATAGGACATACAGTGAGGACAATAAGTATTCAGCACGTCGATGTTTGCAcaggtttaaatatttctaatgagGCCATTGGCATAAAATTCACAGCAAAGCAACTTGAGTAATCTTCACTTAGAAACACATCAAAGCAGATTAGCTCCCAAATGGAGtaaaggggggggaaaaaattttttaaagctgaATGCAAATTTTACctactgtattttctttcaccGCCTATGGATCTGTTTTGCAACTGTGCAAGAAGGCTACCGTTTTTGAATATCACTGCATCTGTTGTCTTGTAGGGAAGATGTTGCCTGGACGGCTACCACTGTTGTCCATACGGTTATGACTGTGATCTCACTTACACTCACTGCATCAGGCAAGGCCTGGAGTATCCGTTCAACTACAAAAAAGCTCTGACTTCAGTCCCTGCCTCTTTCCTTGCAGCATCTGAAGACCAAAACAACGAGCAGGAGGTAAAATCTATGACTCTGTCTTTAGCCAGGATCCGTTGCACAAGCATTCACGAGTCTTTAATTTCAtctcatgttatgatgttacaaccaaaaactCTGATGTAACACATCATCCCCATGTTGAAACATAGTAGTGGCAGCATTGTGATTTTTAACCATTCTCTTTTGTCCTTTTATCTCATTGTTACTGCTCCCCCTAGTGGTTTGCATATGTATAGGCCTGCTCTATTACGTTAATAAGCcgcattttgtaaaacaaaaacaaatttttaagtgtttggaGGATTCAAATTTTTGAAACTATCGTATTAATGTGTTGCGAATGAAACATACTGATGCTAAAATATGTAGCtaggagacaaaaaaataaataaaaatgaggttATCCTTACTTTTACAGACAATATTTACAGCTCAAAGAGAAGCGAGTGAGCAGGGAGTTATTCGCTGTGATGATCAGTTTTACTGCCCAAATGGTTCACGTTGCTGTAAGGGACTCAAAGCCCAGTGGAACTGCTGTCCTAACTAATGGGTACGGTTCATTTTTCTGTTCGATTGTTCAGGAATAattgaattttgacatttagtcCTGTCATACTGCACATTTCCAGATGTGGTGGGACAAGTAATAGCAAGAGCCAATTGCGAAGATTGTAACTCTGTTTTTACCAAATATAGAGAAATGAATGTGCTGAGTGGAAAAGATTTGTCCTTATTTATCGCTGATACTGAATCTAATTTCAGGGTTTTTGCTGTTCTGATGGTCAGCATAAAATCATGGAGCCTCCTTCTCCACCACATGCGGAAGACAGAAGATGATGACCACATGAACACTCCAAAAATACTCAGATcacattattcatttttacttgGCCACTTTTTCTCCAATGATAAGTAAACATTCCCAATAGTAAACATTCTCACTGTGTCTCACTGTCTCACTTTGGTTTTGTACTGATTATTATGACTGTCATATATATGTTACTTCAGGTGAATGTTTAGCAACAAGGAACAATAAAGAATTGGTGTGACTTTCTCCATTGTTGTTGCTCAATTTAGCATAAAATAAGTGACTGCATAAATATTCCCCACCTTCAGTATTTATTACA from Gambusia affinis linkage group LG14, SWU_Gaff_1.0, whole genome shotgun sequence includes the following:
- the LOC122843525 gene encoding progranulin-like, with translation MLSTTLWLCVGVFLWGSAFCDVKCPDGSSCADLSTCCLTPYGYGCCPYPKAVCCADLAHCCPYGYRCDLASQMCVKQYQPWIRIPMVKKVAAEVPSTPDLSLTPLEEVEDNNVPDQIKSSVVYCDNFYYCPDGTTCCRHPKGAWFCCPYSPGRCCLDGYHCCPYGYDCDLTYTHCIRQGLEYPFNYKKALTSVPASFLAASEDQNNEQETIFTAQREASEQGVIRCDDQFYCPNGSRCCKGLKAQWNCCPN